Genomic segment of Candidatus Planktophila sp.:
AACCGTAAGTGGCAAACGAGTGGTCGAACCATTAAAGAGGAGAAGAGGAATTGCAGTTATTGCTCCAGCACTAATGAGAAGAATGGTTATACCCAGACCATTACCGAACTGTCCGGTGCCCTTCTCGCCAAGGTAGATCAAGAAAAACAAGTATGGCAGGCTCGCTACTAGCGTTTCTATCGCTAATCCCTCGAGGGCTCCAAGGCCAAGTTGTTTCTTTACAAAACCGTAACTGCCCCATGAAAAGGCAAGCGTGAGTGCAATCCACGGTAAGCGTCCATAATCAATTGTGAGCACTAAAACACCCACTGCAGCAATACCAACTGCACACCATTGAAGCGCGCGCAATTTTTCCTTCAAAATTATGGTTCCAAAACCAATCATGACTAATGGATTTATGTAGTAACCCAATGAGGCCTCTACAACGTGTCCATTATTTGTTGCCCAAATATAAAC
This window contains:
- the rarD gene encoding EamA family transporter RarD — its product is MSHHKTGLLFGVSAYVLWGAFPLYWPLLEPASALEIVSHRAVWTLVFCIIILAITKSLRATRETMRRPKVAAKLFLTSILISINWLVYIWATNNGHVVEASLGYYINPLVMIGFGTIILKEKLRALQWCAVGIAAVGVLVLTIDYGRLPWIALTLAFSWGSYGFVKKQLGLGALEGLAIETLVASLPYLFFLIYLGEKGTGQFGNGLGITILLISAGAITAIPLLLFNGSTTRLPLTVIGLLQYITPTIQFSIGVWVRHEAMPTARWIGFLIIWIALITLAIDLVKSSRAIDNGFA